The Elaeis guineensis isolate ETL-2024a chromosome 11, EG11, whole genome shotgun sequence genomic interval TTTTGGCAACACCACTACCTAATAAAACATGATAATATAATGCAGTTATAATATATATGTTATTATTATGTAATATATttaatgatattatatattatattgattatcattattataatatcaatataaatattattatttagaatattatatataGATTATAATAAGAATCATTATAATACAAtagtaataataattaaaaaagtaTATTGTGTCATAGAACAATAGTAAATTtattattgtaatatatttttattatagcatagtaattatcatattatttttacaatcttaatagaaaaataatgatattactaaactattattaaattattattataatactcataatagtataatattataatatttatttgataatatattaattatatattattataataaatctatattgttatattatatttgttaaattaagtaatatatatttaatacgtTATAATTATGTAATAGTTGGAGAGTGGTGATTCTGAAGGCTACTACTAATTACAGAAAATCTTTTAATTACAAATATCTTAAAGGATTTAGATGTTTTATAGTTTAGATGTAGCTGCGGTCTGCATCACTTCATCTGGAAATTCGGCATGCGATTGCCGTATTTCTATCTGCGACCTGCCCGTAGCTTGAGCCCCGTAGTTTGGGTCCATCATCAGGATGCCGTTTGCCCAGTCATCATTAACCGTACACAGCGATCCCAAGAGGCTCCCAGCGTTTAAACTAACCGAGGGACGCCGAGAACCCTATCTTTCCACCGGGATCGGGTTTGCTCTCCAGTCGCTGCGCATGAGCTCTCCGGCGAGATCATCGGCGTCGGCGACGAGCGCCGGATGTCAGGGCGGTGGTGTTAGCGGAAACGTTGGGTTCGGCGACGATGCCTCCCCTTACCACTACCCCACCGACCCCATGTCCGCCCATGACCAACGCAAGGAGGAAGCCCTCGTCGGTAATCATCCAATCCGATTGCTGCCAGCCTTAGTTCAACATCTCTCCTTTTATTTCTCCTATCTTTAGGAATTTTCCTGTTTCCTCTTTATGTTCACAATTCTTGAAGCGAGCGGGTGCTCtcatttcttgatttttttttttcagtgcatttttttttttttttttgtatttctgCGATTGCTGTTCTGATTTGATTCATTTGCTGGGGCATTGAAGCATTGAAATCGGAATTGATGGCCGCACTTCAGAAGGAGGTAAAATCCTTGGACGAAGACAGTTGGAAGTTTGCCCGCCCTCGCTCCCAAATCCACCTTATTTCGAGACCGGGTACTTCATACCCTATTGCTGACTGATTCCATGATGAATGTTCTGTCAATTACAAAATAAGGATCAAAATTTAGCTTTGCGATAGTGGTAGGAGAATTCCATTAGACCCATTGGGATGAGATAAGTTTTCTtgctatatatacatacataaattcATTCATGCGTGCATGCGCATACATACCTACGTACATCCATTCATGTACAcacgcacatacatacatatatccatacatatctatctatatatagtgGAAAAATTGAATGGGCTTTTGGTTTGTGCTTTTCTTGCTACCTTGTGTTTTGGCTTGGGGAATGTTCACCTTTTCTACTCATCTTTTATCTATTATATGGTTTGTACTTTGTATTGCTAATTTTACTATTTACCAATTGCTGTAATATGAATTGTCAAATCCTGATGAAGAAATAAAGTTGACAGGATTTTGACGGCCAGATCATTTTTTGTTGTATCTGATTTCTAAGTTTTCTTTTCAATAAGTGgaggggctttttttttttttgaagctttggTTTCTATGATTTGGATGCTTGACACCAACAAAGTCATTCGAAATAGTGGAACCTTGAGTTGGTAGAAGACTCAGATAACATATTTTTAGAGTGATCGCATGTAAAATGCCTTTTCTTAGATTGTTTTCCCAACTAGAATTGAAGAGAGAgttgtattttttaaattaaaactcCAGACGTATGTGAAACTCTATGGTTCCATATCATCTAGCTTCTTCTATGGGGGCAAAAACTATCAACAGTGACGAGCTAATGTATGtgaaactttagaattaaataaTATGTTTTTGCTTCTAGTTTCATAAAGCAGTGGTATTTCCGAAAGTTCGGATTAAAGATACTTCTAGGGGAGCAGATATAAGAATATGGCTAGACTTATAGGCTTCTAAATTTAGAATAAAAGTCATTACTTTGTTTCCAACACATGAAGGATCCACGTACTGGAATTGGCATTATCATTCAAATCCTGCTAATTTTGGCATCATTGTTTTCATGGCTAATAGGCTGCTGTTGTCTCCTTCTGCATGAATGTTTCTGATGTTGTTTGCCTTTAATAGCTGACAAGAGTTATCTCTGCTGCATGCTGATTACCATTCCAATTGATTGATCATACCTCAGTTCTGCAAGGTGCATGTTTTCTTACAAACAACTAAAATGAGTTGTCCTCTTGCTGGTGGCCTTCAGGATCACTGTTCCCTCTGTTGAAGCCATGCTTGTGTGGCAATGGAAACTCATGGTTTCCCATGCATATCAAAAACAGCTACTAGGAAAAATCTTTGAGTTTTAGGAAGTAATTATTGGTGACCGATAATCAGTTGATTTTTTAATTGCTAAATGTTATTGGGAAAAGTGTTAGTGGCTCTGTTAACTGTTTGCCATGGCATAAATGTAAGGTAGTTTCACTATAGGGCTTCCCTCTTTGCTCAGATAGCATCCAAAAACATTTGATCTCCACCTTAAAATTATACCAAACTCCAAGTGTAGAAATTTTGAGATGGTATACATTGAGATTATGATTTGTCATGTTAATGTTGCACTATATGTTGTTAAATGGGACAATTAGAACAATAATTTTCAAGATGTTATCTGACATTGCTATGATCATGTGCTACTCGACATtccataattttttcaaattttggtGACCTTCATGTTCATTTGGTCATCTAAGTTTGGATTTATTCGATGAGTAAccagtaaattattttattaactgTCTTCCAGGTGGGTATCAACACAAGTTTACAGGAAGAGATGGAAATGCGAACCACGTATTCAAGCAAACCAGAGACATTTAGTGGTGAATTTTAAGAGCTTGTCCACAAAATAATCAGGTACTAAGTTGAGGAATAGAGGCATCTTAATTCACAGTCATCACACAGGGACAGGAATAGTTC includes:
- the LOC105053831 gene encoding uncharacterized protein produces the protein MPFAQSSLTVHSDPKRLPAFKLTEGRREPYLSTGIGFALQSLRMSSPARSSASATSAGCQGGGVSGNVGFGDDASPYHYPTDPMSAHDQRKEEALVALKSELMAALQKEVKSLDEDSWKFARPRSQIHLISRPGGYQHKFTGRDGNANHVFKQTRDI